In one Brassica oleracea var. oleracea cultivar TO1000 chromosome C9, BOL, whole genome shotgun sequence genomic region, the following are encoded:
- the LOC106317127 gene encoding non-specific lipid-transfer protein-like protein At2g13820, translating into MKQSLLSILILLLSSSFAPIHARNKSQPANSPSLVAAPAPGPSNSDCSSVIYDMMDCLSYITPGSNDTKPTKVCCGGILSVLQYNPTCVCVGLESSKTMGFAVNNTRARAMPTTCKLPIVATHCPMLDEVTPAASSPVSQSAGTPMTSPSSVASPTSSPSLAESPVMTAPSPSSSGTNHLSASTVTLVVIKVSFVAYIAFFFF; encoded by the exons ATGAAGCAATCTCTTCTTTCTATCTTAATACTTCTACTATCATCATCATTTGCACCCATTCATGCTCGCAACAAATCACAACCGGCAAATTCTCCTTCACTGGTAGCAGCTCCAGCGCCGGGACCGTCGAATTCTGATTGCTCCAGCGTTATATATGACATGATGGATTGTCTCTCGTACATTACCCCCGGATCAAATGATACTAAGCCCACGAAAGTTTGTTGTGGGGGAATCTTATCTGTTCTACAGTATAACCCTACGTGTGTTTGCGTCGGTTTAGAAAGTAGCAAAACTATGGGGTTTGCCGTTAATAACACTAGAGCTCGTGCCATGCCTACGACTTGCAAGCTCCCGATTGTTGCTACTCATTGTC CGATGCTGGACGAGGTGACACCGGCTGCATCAAGTCCTG TTTCTCAATCGGCTGGAACACCTATGACTTCGCCATCTTCGGTCGCGTCACCGACATCTTCACCATCTTTGGCTGAGTCTCCGGTCATGACTGCACCGTCTCCCTCAAGTTCTGGCACCAACCACCTCTCAGCTTCAACAGTGACCCTTGTTGTCATTAAAGTTTCTTTTGTAGCGTACATTGCGTTTTTCTTTTTCTAA